The Nocardiopsis composta genome includes the window TCGGCTTCGACGGCTCGATGAACACCGGGCTGACCCTGCGCACCGCGCAGATCAAGGACGGCGTGGCGACCGTGCGGGTCGGCGCCACCCTGCTCTACGACTCCGACCCCGAGGCCGAGGAGAAGGAGACCTTCCTCAAGGCCCGCGCCCTGCTGGAGACCCTCGCCCTGGAGGAGGAGGCGACCGCCGCGGACGGCCGGCCGGAGGCGGCCGCCCCCGCCGGGGCCGCCGAACCGGCCGGCGCCGGGATGAAGGTCCTCCTCGTCGACCACGAGGACTCCTTCGTCAACACCCTCGCCGACTACGTGCGCCGGCACGGAGCCGAGGTCACCACCGTCCGGTACGGCTTCGACGCGTCCCTGCTCGACGAGTTCGCCCCGGACCTGGTGGTGCTCTCGCCCGGCCCGGGCCTGCCCTCCGACTTCGGCACCCACGCCCTGCTGGACGCCCTGGCCGAGCGGGGACTGCCGGTGTTCGGCGTCTGCCTCGGCCTGCAGGCCATGGTCGAGCACGCCGGCGGCGAGCTGCTCACCCTGGACGAGCCGGTGCACGGCAAGCCCGGCCGGGTCCGGGTCGCCGGCGGCGAGCTGCTCACCGGGACCGGAGGGGAGTTCGCCGCCGCCCGCTACCACTCCGTCTACACCACCCCGGAGCGGGTCAAGGGCTACGCCGTCACCGCGGTCACCGAGGACGGCCCCGAGCCGGTGGTCATGGCGATCGAGGACCCGGCCGCGCGCCGCTGGGCGGTCCAGTTCCACCCGGAGTCGATCCTCACCGCCGCCGTCGGCGAGGGCATCGTGGAGCGGGTGCTGCGCCTGGCGCGCTGAGGCGCGGGCCCGGCCCTCCCCTGCGCGGGGCGGGCGGGGCCCGCTCCGGGCCGCCGGGACCGGCCCCGGCGGTCGACCGGACACCGCGCCCGCGGGGGAGCACCGCCGGAGCCGCGGCCGCGCAGCCGAGGCGCGGACCCCGGAGGGCCGCCCGGCCCCATAGGCTCCCGGACATGACCGGAACACCGGGAAGGACCGTCGTCACCGGCGCCGCGGGCCGGGTCGCCGCCGCGGTGCGGGAAGGACTCCGGGACGCCGGACACCTCGTCCTGCTGGACCGCCTGCCGCCCCCGCCCGGGCACCCGCCCCGGGCGAACGAGACCTGGATCCGGGCGGACATCGCCGACCGGCGGGCGCTCTCCGCGGCGTTCACCGGCGCCGACGCGGTGGTGCACCTGGCCGGGATCCCCGACGAGGCGCCGCTGCCGGACCTGCTGCGCGCCAACGTCGAAGGGGTGCAGCACGTGCTGGAGGCGGCGCGCCGGGCGGCGGTGCCGCGGGTGGTGCTGGCCTCCAGCAACCGGGCCACCGGCAACTACCCCGTCGACCGCGTGGTCTCGGTGCAGGACCCGCCGCGCCCGGACGGCCTCTACGGGGTGAGCAAGGCCGCCGCCGAGGCGCTGGGCCGGCTCTACGCCGACACCTTCGGCCTGCAGGTGGTCGCGCTGCGCATCGGCTCGCTGGAGGACCGGCCCGCCGAGGCCCGGCACCTGGCCACCTGGCTCAGCCCGCGGGACTGCGCCGGGTTCTTCCGGGCCGCGGTCACCGCACCCGGGGTGACGTTCGTCGCGGCCTACGCCGTCTCCGCCAACACCCGCCGGTTCTGGGACCTGTCCGCCGGCGAGACCGGGCTGGGCCACCGGCCGGCCGACGACGCCGAGGCGTTCGCCGCGCAGATCCCCGGCGGCGACCCGTTCTGGGACGGCGGCCCGCAGGGCGGCGGCTACGCCGGCCCCGCCGCCCTGCTGCCGCACCTGCCCGGCCCCGACCGCTGATCGGGGGCGGCGCGGGCGCTCCCCGGTACCGGTCCGCCGGCGGCCGCCGGGCGTGTAATGTCGTCTCGGCCCGGGAGCCGGGGGAGCCCGAGACATGGAGATGGAAGCACCGTGAAGCACGTCGAACCTGAGGTCCACCTGGTCGCCAAGCCGCAGCTGGACTACGACGAGATCGCCCGCTACCTCGCCGATGTCGGCGGCGAGAAGTGGCTGGAGCGGTTCGACCGGGGCGAGCTCGACGCGCACCTCAACGACCCGCAGAACCTCGCCGAGTTCGCCGGGCGGCTGTGCTACCGCTCCTGGGAGCCGGGCCTCAACCCCAACGTCACCCGGGTCCGCACCGACCAGGACGCCTACCTCACCAACATCCTGCGCAGCCTGCACGGCTCGGTGCTGGAGCACGTCAGCTTCAGCTTCGTGCTGCACAACGTCAGCCGGGTGCTCACCCACGAGCTGATTCGGCACCGCCCCGGCGTCGCGGTCTCCCAGGAGTCGCTGCGCTTCGTCCGCCTCACCGACCTGCCGTTCTGGTTCCCCGAGTGGGCCAAGGACGACCCCGAGCTGATGACCCGCGCCACCGAGATGCTGGAGAAGATGGAGGAGTTCCAGCTCTGGATGGCCGACCACTTCGGCCTTGACGAAGAGGGCAAGAAGTTCGCGGAGAAGAAGCACCGCACCTCCTTCATGCGCCGCTTCGCCCCCGAGGGCGTGGCCACCGGCCTGGTGTGGACCGCCAACGTCCGCACCCTCCGCCACACCCTGGAGGCCCGCACCGCCCCCGGCGCCGAGGAGGAGATCCGCCTGCTCTTCGGCAAGATCGGCGAACTGCTGAAGCAGGAGGCCCCCGCCCTCTTCGGCGACTACACCGTCGACGAAGAGGGCACCTGGGTCCCCGGCTGGCGCAAGGTCTGACCCCGCCCGCCGGCCCTCGGGAGCCCTTCCGGAACCGGCGGAGGCGGCGCCGCACCGGCACCGGCGCGCCGGTCCCTGCTTCGCCGGGACGGCGGAGAGGACGGGCCCTCTCCGCGGCCGGCCTCGGACCGGCCGGAAGCCCGGTGCACACCCCGGTGCCTTTGTGCCGGAGCCGCGCACCGGGGAGGGGAGCGAACGCGCACCCCGACCCGGGCCGCGGTGCCGGAGCGGCGCTCTGTCCGCCGGGCCCGCGCGGGGCGGAACGGCGACGCCCCCGGGAGACCGCGGGGCCGCGCACGCCGGGCCCGACCCGAGGGGCGGGATGTCCGACGAGGGCGGCAGGATGGGACCGCCCGGTTGCCGACTCCGGGCGCACCGTGCCTACCTCGGAGGACCTCCCCATGACTCATCCGGCTCTCGCAGGCGTGGACGGCGTCGACTGGGCCGCGTACCGGCACGCCTACGGCCCCGCCGAGGACCTGCCCGCACTGCTGGCCGCGGCCGGCTCCGCCGACCCGGGGGAGGCGGGGGAGGCGGTGTACGAGCTGTGCGGCACCGTCTGGCACCAGGGGACGATCTACCCGGCCACCGCGCCCGCGGTGCCGTTCCTGGTCGCCTTGGGGGCCGATCGGCGGACCCGGAAGCGCGGCGTGCTGGTCGGGCTGGTCGGGGAGATCTCCGCGGCCGCCGACGACCACCCCGAGGTGCGGAGCGAGGTGCGCGCGGCGCTCACCGCCGCGGCGCCCCGCCTGATCGCCCTGCTCTCCGACCCCGAGGAGGACGTGCGGCGCTCCGCCGCGTTCGCGCTCGGACAGCTCCGCCCCGAGGAGCCCGGACCCGCCGCCGCGGCACTGCGCGACCGGCTCCGGGAGGCCGCCGAGGCGCCGGATCCCGGCGCGGCGGCGGAGACCGCCGACCTGGTCGCCGCGCTGGGCCTGGTGGACCCGGATCGGACCGAGTGGGCCGACGCCTGGCTCGGCCCGGACCGGCCGGCCCGGGTGCGCGCCGCCGCCGCGTGGGTGCTGGCCCGCTCCTCACGGCCCTGGACCGAGGCGGCCGAACGCGCCGTGCTCCAGGTCTGGGGCGGGCGCGGCGGGCGGCGGCCCGCCGCGGCGGGGGAGGCGGAGCAGGGGGACCCGTTCTGCCAAGGGGAATGGCGGTGGACGGAGGACCTCCTCAGCGACGTGCTCGCCGCCCTGGACGGCAGCCCGGACGGCGCCCGGCTGCTGGACGCTCTGCTCGACGGAGGGCCGGCGGCGGCGCTCGGCGCGCTGTCCGCGGTGCACGACCGGTGCACCGCGTCGCGGTCGTCCCGGGCCCGGCTCGCCCGCGCGGCGGTCGCCGCCGTCGCGCACCCTGACGCCGCCGTGCGCGAACCGGCCGTGCTGCTCGCCGCGGCGCTGCCCGACGCGGCCCGGGCGGTCGCCGACGACCTGGCCGAGCTGACCGCCGGCGACCCGCCGCCGGTCTCCCCCGAGGAGTCCCTCCCGCACGACGACTCCTTCATGAAGGGGGAGCGGAAGACCTACTGGACGGCGGCGCTCGCGCTGCTGCGGATCGGGGACCCGCGGTGGCGGCCGGCCGTCGCGCGCGGGCTGCGTCGCGGTCCGGTCCCGGTGCTGCACAGCGTGGTCGCCGCCCGGCCCCGCTTCGACGAGGAGCTGTTCGACGCCGCCCGGGACGGTCTGCGGCTGATGCTGGACCGCTCGGAGCCGACCGCCGGCACCGGATACGAGGTCCCCGGGGTCCTCGACAGGGTGCGCCTGCTGGTGTCCTGGGGCGACGAGTGCCGCCCGGCCCTCGGTGACCTGCTGCGCGCCGCCGAACACACCGGGAACCGGGTGGTGCATGCCCTGGCCGCCCTGGTCGGGACCTCCGCCGGGGCGGCGGGGGAGCTCGCGCCGTCGCTGGCGGCGCGGGCCGCCGACGCGGAGGCGGCGATGGCGGTGCGGCTGCGGTTCGCGATCGCGCTGGCCGTCGCGGTCGGGGAGCACGGTCCGGCGGAGGAGCTGGCGGCCGCGGCCGACCCGCGGGACGCGCTGCGGGTCGCCGGGTTCGCCGCCGAGCACGGCGTCGCCCGGGAGCCGCTCGCCGCGCGGATCCGCGGGCTGGCCCGCGCCGACGGACGGTCGGAGCGGCCCGGCCCCAGCGCGACCGGGGCCGCCGCCGCGCTGCACCGGCTCACCCGGGAGACCGCGGCGCCGCTGGCGGTGGTGCGCCGGGAACTGGACGACAACCCGCTGTCCCAGGAGGCGATCTCCCTGGCGGGGCGGCTCGGTCCCGCCGCCGCGGAGGCGGCGCCCGCGCTCCGCTCGGTTCCGGTGCACGACTTCAACCGGCTCCCCCTCGGCCTGGCGCTGCTCCGCGTCACCGGGGACCCGGAACCGCTGCTGGCCGCGGTCCGCACCGAACTGGACCGCGACCGGTGCGGCCCCGGGATGCCCGAGGCCGTCCGGTCGCTGGGCGATGCGGCACGCCCCCTGCTGCCCCGGATGCGCGGACTGCGCGACGGGGACGGCCCGTGCGGCCCGCTGCTGTCCGAGTGGGGGGCGATCCGCGCCGAGGTGGAGAACCGGGACCGCCTGACCGCCCTGATCGCCGAGGTGGAGGCCGCCGGCTGACACCGCGGAGGCGCGGTGCCCGGCGGCGGTGGCCCCCGCGCCCCGACCGGCGCCGGCACCGGTCCCGGAATCCTCATCGGACCAGCGACTCGGGACACTGGGGCCGTCGTCGTTTCCCGGCCCCTTCCCGCTCGGGGACAGGGAGACCGCTTCCGGTGGGCCGGGCGAAGACGACCGGCCGGAGTTCGACGTCACCGTGTCGGCACGTCGCCCGCCACCTCCCTCCCCTCCGACGGGGTACCCGCGGCGGTTACGGCGAGGCGAGGCCGCACCGCGGGTGGGCGAACCCCCGTCGACGGTCTGAGGAGAGGTCAGCGCCCCGCCGTGCCCGGGGAACCGCCGGTGAGCGTGCGCATGGTGGCCGTGACCAGGTCGGAGGGGGATCCGGGGCCGTGGGTGGGGCCGTCGGGGGCGGCGGACCACTGCTCGATGGCGACCCGGATGGCGGTGGCCGCGCCGGCGGCCAGGGTGCGGATCCGCAGCGGGTCGGCGTCGGGGGCGAGGCCGGTCAGCGCGGCGGCCAGCCGGCGTTCGGCGCCGAGGTTGACCCTGGCCCACACGGCCTCCAGCGCCGGGTCGCCGGCGGCGGCGCGCAGCAGGCCGCCGGTGCGCTCCATGGCCTCCACGCCCTCGGCGTCGTCCGGGGCCAGCGCGCGCACCGCCACCGCCTCCAGGGCTCCGGCGTCCGGCAGGCCGGGCGGTCCTGCGGCCACCAGGTCGAGCCACCGGTTGGCCCCCTCGGCCAGCACCG containing:
- a CDS encoding NAD-dependent epimerase/dehydratase family protein: MTGTPGRTVVTGAAGRVAAAVREGLRDAGHLVLLDRLPPPPGHPPRANETWIRADIADRRALSAAFTGADAVVHLAGIPDEAPLPDLLRANVEGVQHVLEAARRAAVPRVVLASSNRATGNYPVDRVVSVQDPPRPDGLYGVSKAAAEALGRLYADTFGLQVVALRIGSLEDRPAEARHLATWLSPRDCAGFFRAAVTAPGVTFVAAYAVSANTRRFWDLSAGETGLGHRPADDAEAFAAQIPGGDPFWDGGPQGGGYAGPAALLPHLPGPDR
- a CDS encoding HEAT repeat domain-containing protein; protein product: MTHPALAGVDGVDWAAYRHAYGPAEDLPALLAAAGSADPGEAGEAVYELCGTVWHQGTIYPATAPAVPFLVALGADRRTRKRGVLVGLVGEISAAADDHPEVRSEVRAALTAAAPRLIALLSDPEEDVRRSAAFALGQLRPEEPGPAAAALRDRLREAAEAPDPGAAAETADLVAALGLVDPDRTEWADAWLGPDRPARVRAAAAWVLARSSRPWTEAAERAVLQVWGGRGGRRPAAAGEAEQGDPFCQGEWRWTEDLLSDVLAALDGSPDGARLLDALLDGGPAAALGALSAVHDRCTASRSSRARLARAAVAAVAHPDAAVREPAVLLAAALPDAARAVADDLAELTAGDPPPVSPEESLPHDDSFMKGERKTYWTAALALLRIGDPRWRPAVARGLRRGPVPVLHSVVAARPRFDEELFDAARDGLRLMLDRSEPTAGTGYEVPGVLDRVRLLVSWGDECRPALGDLLRAAEHTGNRVVHALAALVGTSAGAAGELAPSLAARAADAEAAMAVRLRFAIALAVAVGEHGPAEELAAAADPRDALRVAGFAAEHGVAREPLAARIRGLARADGRSERPGPSATGAAAALHRLTRETAAPLAVVRRELDDNPLSQEAISLAGRLGPAAAEAAPALRSVPVHDFNRLPLGLALLRVTGDPEPLLAAVRTELDRDRCGPGMPEAVRSLGDAARPLLPRMRGLRDGDGPCGPLLSEWGAIRAEVENRDRLTALIAEVEAAG
- a CDS encoding TetR/AcrR family transcriptional regulator, encoding MPTETGRDGARAPRSPLTERRKAETRRTIARAACELFAERGAAGTTAEEIAAAAGVGLRTFYRYFRYKEDAVEPVLAEGANRWLDLVAAGPPGLPDAGALEAVAVRALAPDDAEGVEAMERTGGLLRAAAGDPALEAVWARVNLGAERRLAAALTGLAPDADPLRIRTLAAGAATAIRVAIEQWSAAPDGPTHGPGSPSDLVTATMRTLTGGSPGTAGR
- the thyX gene encoding FAD-dependent thymidylate synthase gives rise to the protein MKHVEPEVHLVAKPQLDYDEIARYLADVGGEKWLERFDRGELDAHLNDPQNLAEFAGRLCYRSWEPGLNPNVTRVRTDQDAYLTNILRSLHGSVLEHVSFSFVLHNVSRVLTHELIRHRPGVAVSQESLRFVRLTDLPFWFPEWAKDDPELMTRATEMLEKMEEFQLWMADHFGLDEEGKKFAEKKHRTSFMRRFAPEGVATGLVWTANVRTLRHTLEARTAPGAEEEIRLLFGKIGELLKQEAPALFGDYTVDEEGTWVPGWRKV